The window ACGTTCATACCCTCCCTCAAATGCAAAGCAGCATCTTCGGGAGCTATTGAATTAATATACAACCCTGTCCCCCATTCAAAGCCAGCGACTTCAATTAACCGGGGCATAATTTCAAAATGCCAGTGATAATCGTGGGAAAGAGAACTCCAGTATTCAGGATGTCCCAGTCGAGGCAATTCATTCGGAGCAGTATGTACCATTATATTATAAGCAGGGTCACCTAAAATAGATTTAAGCTTAGACATAACTTTGATCAAAATACTCGCAAGTGATCCAATCTCTTCATCTGTAATATCATGAAATCGATGAGAATGTTTTTTTGGCATCAAACACATTTCGAAGGGAAAACGAGAAGCAAAAGGGGCTAAGACTACGAAATGATCATTAGTCGCAATTATTCTCTCTCCCGAACTCAGCTCTTGCTTCATCATATCACAGAATACACATCGTTCTTTATTCAAATAGTACTGTTTTGCCGCCTTTAGCTCAGATCTTACAGTCCTGGGAACAATAGGCATCGCAATTAGTTGAGAATGTGAATGTGACAGTATTGCTCCAGCGGCTAACCCATAATTCTTTGATATTATAATATATCGGAACCGCTTATCCTTATAAAGGTCTTTCAGCCTTTCACGATATGCCTTTAATATTAACTCAATCTGATCTCCACTAAGATCAATAAAATTGACAACATGTTTTGGAGATTCGACAATAACTTCGTGAGCTCCGATGCCATTCATCATGTCGTACATCCCGACACCAGCCCGATGAATATCACCTTCTATTTCAAGGACAGGAAATTTATTTGGAATCGCCCTTACTTTCCAGCCAGAGGTATTCGGTGCGCCTGGATCCGATCTATAGGACAGGATTTCTGGTGGAGTTTTATCTTCATTACCTTCACAAAACGGACACAAATGGACATCACGGTGTTCAGATGAGGCTTTAAAATCTGATGGTCTTCTGCCTCTTTCTTTGGCGATTATAACCCATCTTCCGATAACAGGATCTTTCCTTAACTCAGGCAACGAACGCAATCCTTCCTAATTTTCAAACTAGTATAATTATACAGAATATTTTGATTTTCGTCGATGACGCTAAGTGGCACGGAATGTTCTGATAATTTTATTATATAAAATAACTTTTATTATTATCGATAAAGCGTTGAAATACTTGAATACCCATTAGCACCTGGCTAACCCTGCTAAAAAAAGCCCCGACCATTTCCGATTAGTGTTTCATTATTAAACTACATTATTGCATTACCGCAAGAATGTCTTAACGTTGAAACGTTTAAGTATTTTACATTTTTAATTTATGATATATAATAATCATAAGAATTGTTTAAACTTATAGGAAAACAAGGAGATCATGAATGAACAATAGCTCGAATCAAAAAGCTAAGATTATTACTATTACTAGTGGCAAAGGCGGCGTAGGCAAGTCCCTGTTCTCAGTTAACTTTGGTATCGCCTGTGCTAAACTTGGGAAAAAAGTATTGATTATTGATGGAGACCTTGGTTTAGCCAATATACACATACTTACCAACACACACCCGGAACATGATCTGCTCGACATTTTAGAAAAAAGAAAAAAGATAGAAGATGTCATCATATCAGGTCCGGAAGGGGTCCATATCATTCCAGGGGCTTCAGGGATTTTCAAACTATCAAATACAACTCATGCAAAACGACAGCTCCTTATCGATGAATTCTCAAAACTAGAAGACAGATACGATTTTATAATTATTGATACCGAAGCAGGAATTTCCCATAACGTCATTAAATTCGTTTCTATTTCAGATGAAACAATAGTTATTACCACCCCGGACATCACAGCCATGGCTGATGCTTACGCAACGATAAAGGTTATTAACTCCAAAAATATTACATCAAAAATATCGATTGTTATCAACAGAATAAAATCTTTTGAAGAAGGAGAAGCAACTTACAAGAAAATCTCACTTGTGTGCGAAAAGTTCTTATCCTTAAATGTTCACAAGCTAGGATTTGTTTTCGATGATACAACCACAGTCAAGCTCGCAATAAAAAAACGAATCCCCTTCATATTGTCATTCCCAAAATCAAAAGCATCAATTTCTATCAAATCCATAACATCATCATTTTTGGGATTATCTATAAATACTATCGAGCCAAAAATCTTCCTTAATAAGCTAGCTATGCTGATTACTCATCCTATAAAAAAAGAAGAGTTAGTGCTAAAGTCATAGTACAATTATAAAAGGAAATACGATATGTATGCAAAAGTTAAATTGGTATTTAATAGTTACTCTTGTATTCTTTTGTACTTTGATCTCGGCAACTGTTTTTGCCGAAGATCTATTTTATGACTTAACTATTTCCATTGCAGATAACTTCTTTATTTCAGGCAATAATAGGGTTTCGATAACCAACACATCGTCAGCTAACCTAAGGGAACTAATAATCCAGCTACCACTTAATATGGACAAAAAAATGGATCCTAGGACTGATCCTTCCCGGTATGACTATTCCTATCCAAAAGGATTCGAAGAAAGCGCTACCTACATTAATGAAGTAAAATCGGAGGGTCGAAAACTTGAGTTTTCATATATCGACGAAGAGGACCCTGCCGTAGGGACAGTGGGGAACAAAAACTATGCGATCGTGTTACTGCCAA of the Candidatus Margulisiibacteriota bacterium genome contains:
- the galT gene encoding galactose-1-phosphate uridylyltransferase, which codes for MPELRKDPVIGRWVIIAKERGRRPSDFKASSEHRDVHLCPFCEGNEDKTPPEILSYRSDPGAPNTSGWKVRAIPNKFPVLEIEGDIHRAGVGMYDMMNGIGAHEVIVESPKHVVNFIDLSGDQIELILKAYRERLKDLYKDKRFRYIIISKNYGLAAGAILSHSHSQLIAMPIVPRTVRSELKAAKQYYLNKERCVFCDMMKQELSSGERIIATNDHFVVLAPFASRFPFEMCLMPKKHSHRFHDITDEEIGSLASILIKVMSKLKSILGDPAYNIMVHTAPNELPRLGHPEYWSSLSHDYHWHFEIMPRLIEVAGFEWGTGLYINSIAPEDAALHLREGMNV